The Populus trichocarpa isolate Nisqually-1 chromosome 2, P.trichocarpa_v4.1, whole genome shotgun sequence genome has a window encoding:
- the LOC7487783 gene encoding uncharacterized protein LOC7487783, giving the protein MSHNSRQSLDSCTLQLHSWRPFLDSDPTTSYKPHASSPTLTKRPCLSDRSTSFPSNVDSIDLSKLTLLEDDHNNTNNKPIPAVTSRPYKRGTLRLIQRKRRRRGSRSVSGRSSDRSGTRRCCSVGAASAAHATCSDFHVAVGTDSSGELFVNGDANWASDVSQAKNSVKGREEKENLLGVGNVIGNLDSESGYGSEPGYRGDAEVGYGDEVDEEEDDARLLFWGHHFQDSKMEMVGENTFDSKTHHRCRRKKHDCSRMVDPVR; this is encoded by the exons atgtcTCACAATTCTCGGCAGTCCTTAGACTCATGCACTCTCCAGCTCCATTCATGGAGACCTTTTCTCGATTCCGATCCCACCACCAGCTATAAACCCCACGCCTCTTCCCCCACTCTCACTAAACGCCCTTGCCTTTCTGATCGCTCCACTTCTTTCCCTTCCAACGTCGATTCCATCGACCTTTCCAAGCTCACTCTCCTTGAAGATGACCATAACAACACCAACAATAAACCCATCCCCGCTGTTACCAGCAGACCCTACAAGCGAGGCACCTTACGCCTTATCCAGCGCAAGAGGCGGCGGAGAGGATCCCGTTCTGTGTCCGGCCGGAGCTCCGATAGAAGTGGGACCCGGCGGTGCTGCTCGGTTGGCGCGGCGTCTGCGGCTCATGCGACTTGCTCGGATTTCCATGTGGCGGTGGGGACGGACTCGAGTGGGGAGCTGTTTGTGAATGGGGACGCGAATTGGGCGTCGGATGTCAGTCAAGCAAAGAATTCGGTAAAAGGAAGGGAGGAGAAAGAGAATTTGTTGGGAGTGGGTAATGTTATTGGGAATTTGGATAGTGAGTCTGGATATGGGAGTGAGCCTGGGTATAGAGGGGATGCTGAGGTTGGTTACGGAGATGAGGTTGATGAGGAAGAGGATGATGCCAGGTTGTTGTTTTGGGGACACCACTTTCAAG ATTCTAAGATGGAAATGGTTGGAGAGAACACATTTGATTCAAAAACCCATCACAGATGTCGTCGCAAGAAGCATGATTGTAGTAGAATGGTTGATCCTGTGAGATAA